In the genome of Carnobacterium viridans, one region contains:
- a CDS encoding DUF1129 domain-containing protein encodes MEEVQVNSTLSKKEENSTLIKKLTKKNEQYMMSLNKALVERNVPETKKEELVNEMLHNLVERQRSGETARQLYGTVTECADKIVAKPTKEQEGPSENWKIALDGGLMIGGLFSIITGLSGLFNNVEGSSLGLITTLLNFIAGGLVILWISKNMPDRKNPKKGGMFRYILVSTVGMLSLMIVMTGSMMVIPPIVNIPLNAISNIIIGALAFVAKYFAKRKLNIRGGLF; translated from the coding sequence ATGGAAGAAGTACAAGTAAATTCAACTCTGTCAAAAAAAGAAGAAAACAGCACATTAATTAAAAAATTAACCAAAAAAAATGAACAGTACATGATGAGTTTGAATAAAGCTCTAGTGGAAAGAAATGTTCCTGAAACTAAAAAAGAAGAACTAGTTAACGAGATGCTTCACAATTTAGTTGAACGTCAAAGATCAGGAGAAACGGCTCGTCAATTATATGGGACCGTGACTGAATGTGCAGACAAAATAGTTGCAAAACCGACTAAAGAACAAGAAGGACCTTCTGAGAATTGGAAAATTGCTTTAGATGGTGGATTGATGATAGGTGGATTATTTTCTATTATCACAGGTCTTTCTGGCTTGTTTAATAATGTAGAAGGCTCTTCGTTGGGATTGATTACTACGTTACTGAACTTTATTGCCGGTGGATTAGTGATTCTATGGATTTCAAAAAATATGCCGGATAGAAAGAACCCGAAAAAAGGCGGCATGTTCCGCTATATCCTAGTCTCTACTGTTGGGATGCTATCTTTAATGATTGTCATGACGGGATCGATGATGGTTATTCCACCAATTGTGAATATCCCCTTAAATGCAATAAGTAATATTATTATTGGTGCACTTGCTTTTGTGGCTAAATACTTTGCAAAACGCAAATTAAATATTCGCGGCGGATTATTTTAG
- a CDS encoding DUF951 domain-containing protein has protein sequence MEKNYDLNDIVEMKKPHPCGANRWQIIRMGMDIRIKCTQCGHMVMMPRRDFEKKMKKVLERAEEN, from the coding sequence ATGGAAAAAAATTACGATTTGAATGATATTGTTGAAATGAAAAAACCTCATCCTTGCGGGGCAAACCGTTGGCAAATCATTAGAATGGGTATGGATATTCGCATTAAGTGCACACAATGCGGCCATATGGTCATGATGCCAAGAAGAGATTTTGAAAAGAAAATGAAAAAGGTTTTAGAAAGAGCAGAAGAAAACTAA
- the ychF gene encoding redox-regulated ATPase YchF: protein MPLTAGIVGLPNVGKSTLFNAITKAGAEAANYPFATIDPNVGVVEVPDYRLTRLTELVTPKKTIPTTFEFTDIAGIVKGASKGEGLGNKFLANIRQVDAICHVVRCFEDDNIIHVEGKVDPISDIETINLELVLADLESVEKRYTRVSKIARTKDKEAVAELAVLDKIKPVLEEGKSARSIEFNEDEEKIVRSLFLLTTKPVLYVANVSEDQVADTENDELVNQVRKFAEEEKAEVIVICARIEEEIAELEDEEKELFLEELGIKESGLDKLIRSTYNLLGLGTYFTAGVQEVRAWTFKKGMKAPQTAGIIHSDFERGFIRAETISYEDFDKYESEQAAKEAGRMRSEGKEYVVKDGDILLFRFNV, encoded by the coding sequence ATGCCATTAACAGCTGGAATTGTAGGTTTACCGAACGTAGGTAAATCAACCTTATTTAACGCCATTACAAAAGCCGGAGCGGAAGCTGCAAACTATCCATTTGCAACGATTGACCCGAACGTGGGAGTTGTAGAAGTTCCTGATTACCGCTTAACACGTTTGACGGAATTGGTTACACCAAAGAAAACAATTCCTACTACTTTTGAGTTTACAGATATTGCCGGAATCGTAAAAGGAGCAAGTAAAGGGGAAGGACTAGGAAATAAATTCTTAGCTAACATTCGCCAAGTAGATGCTATTTGTCATGTTGTTCGTTGTTTTGAAGATGACAATATTATTCACGTTGAAGGAAAAGTTGATCCAATTTCAGATATTGAGACCATCAATTTAGAATTAGTTCTAGCTGATTTAGAGTCAGTTGAAAAACGCTATACTCGGGTATCGAAAATTGCACGTACAAAAGATAAAGAAGCTGTAGCTGAGTTAGCTGTTTTGGATAAAATCAAACCAGTTTTAGAAGAAGGTAAATCAGCTCGTTCAATCGAATTTAATGAAGATGAAGAAAAAATCGTTAGAAGTTTATTTTTATTAACAACAAAGCCTGTATTGTATGTAGCGAATGTTTCTGAAGATCAAGTAGCGGATACTGAGAATGATGAGCTTGTCAATCAAGTCCGTAAATTTGCTGAAGAAGAAAAGGCTGAAGTTATTGTAATTTGTGCGAGAATTGAAGAAGAAATTGCTGAACTTGAAGACGAAGAAAAAGAATTATTCTTAGAAGAATTAGGAATCAAGGAATCAGGGTTAGACAAATTAATCCGTTCAACATATAATCTTTTAGGTTTGGGAACGTACTTTACAGCAGGTGTTCAAGAAGTTCGCGCATGGACCTTTAAAAAAGGAATGAAAGCTCCTCAAACGGCTGGAATTATTCACAGTGATTTTGAACGCGGATTTATTCGTGCAGAAACAATCTCTTATGAAGACTTCGATAAATATGAAAGTGAACAAGCAGCAAAAGAAGCAGGTCGTATGCGTTCTGAAGGAAAAGAGTATGTTGTTAAAGATGGAGATATTTTATTATTTAGATTTAATGTATAA